The following are encoded in a window of Solibacillus sp. FSL R7-0668 genomic DNA:
- the rfbB gene encoding dTDP-glucose 4,6-dehydratase encodes MAKTILVTGGAGFIGSNFVHYMLDKYKNYKIINLDLLTYAGNLDNLTDVNANSNYTFVQGDIGNYELVDYLVKSNKVDVIVNFAAESHVDRSITDPGVFVKTNVLGTQNLLDVAKANNIEKYVQVSTDEVYGSLGETGYFTETTPLAPNSPYSASKAGADMLVLAYAETFGMNVNITRCSNNYGPYHFPEKLIPLMVTNALEGKELPIYGDGKNVRDWLHVKDHCAAIDLVIHKGKSGEVYNVGGHNERTNNDIVHLIVDYLKVSKDLIKYVDDRLGHDRRYAIDPKKLETELGWKPKYTFDTGIIETIEWYINKKEWWKNIQSGTYRN; translated from the coding sequence ATGGCTAAAACAATTTTAGTAACTGGTGGCGCGGGCTTCATCGGTAGTAACTTCGTTCATTATATGCTTGATAAATATAAAAATTATAAAATTATTAATTTAGATTTACTTACATATGCAGGGAATCTAGATAATCTAACTGACGTTAATGCAAATTCTAATTATACATTTGTACAAGGTGATATAGGAAATTATGAGCTTGTGGATTATTTGGTGAAGTCAAATAAAGTTGATGTCATTGTAAACTTCGCTGCTGAGTCTCACGTAGACCGTAGTATTACAGATCCAGGTGTCTTTGTAAAAACGAATGTACTAGGCACACAAAATTTATTGGATGTTGCCAAAGCAAATAACATTGAAAAATATGTACAAGTATCGACTGATGAGGTATATGGTAGTTTAGGTGAAACAGGTTATTTTACAGAGACAACGCCTTTGGCACCGAATAGTCCATATTCAGCAAGTAAAGCTGGAGCCGATATGTTAGTGCTTGCTTATGCTGAAACGTTTGGTATGAATGTAAATATTACACGTTGTTCAAACAACTATGGACCATATCACTTCCCAGAAAAGCTTATTCCATTAATGGTGACGAATGCACTTGAAGGTAAAGAGTTACCGATTTACGGAGATGGGAAAAACGTACGTGACTGGTTACATGTAAAAGATCACTGTGCTGCAATTGATTTAGTTATTCATAAAGGTAAATCAGGCGAAGTTTATAATGTAGGTGGTCATAATGAAAGAACTAATAATGATATAGTGCATTTAATTGTAGATTATTTAAAAGTGTCGAAGGATTTAATTAAATATGTAGATGATCGTCTAGGACACGATCGCCGTTATGCAATTGACCCAAAGAAATTAGAAACTGAACTTGGTTGGAAGCCAAAGTATACATTTGATACGGGTATTATTGAGACTATAGAGTGGTATATAAATAAAAAAGAATGGTGGAAGAATATACAGTCTGGAACTTATAGAAACTAA
- a CDS encoding glycosyltransferase family 2 protein: MKKVQVLLSTYNGELYLQEQLDSLMNQIDIDLNILVRDDGSRDNTIRILENYAQKYNNIKVIRGENIGVVASFFELLRDADTDADYFAFCDQDDFWREEKLIAAVKKLEEHKDQYMPLLYCSKTRVVDEKLNFLSFSKEPKRSLKLENALVENMATGCTVVINKKCRQEIICKEINYKNIIMHDWWIYMIALLQGKVVYDANSYIDYRQHSSNVVGIGNGIYHQYLRKLKHFMNGKNKGLLKKQAQELYELYQKELTGEQLEIISSFCNERKSILSKINFILKNRFYRQSKIDSFFFYILVFIGRV; this comes from the coding sequence ATGAAAAAAGTGCAAGTTTTATTATCAACATATAATGGTGAGCTATACTTGCAAGAACAACTAGATAGTTTGATGAATCAGATAGATATAGATTTAAATATTTTAGTCCGTGATGATGGATCGAGAGATAATACGATTAGAATTTTAGAGAATTATGCACAAAAATATAATAATATTAAGGTAATAAGAGGTGAGAATATAGGGGTCGTTGCAAGTTTTTTTGAATTATTGAGGGATGCAGATACAGATGCAGATTACTTTGCTTTTTGTGATCAAGATGACTTTTGGAGAGAAGAAAAATTAATAGCTGCAGTAAAAAAATTAGAAGAACATAAAGACCAATATATGCCACTTCTTTATTGTTCAAAAACAAGAGTTGTCGATGAAAAACTCAACTTTTTATCATTTTCTAAAGAACCTAAAAGATCATTAAAGCTGGAAAATGCTTTAGTTGAAAATATGGCAACGGGATGTACTGTTGTCATTAATAAAAAATGTAGACAAGAAATCATTTGTAAAGAAATAAATTACAAAAATATTATTATGCATGATTGGTGGATATATATGATAGCTTTATTACAAGGGAAAGTTGTATACGATGCTAACTCTTATATTGATTATAGACAGCATAGCTCTAATGTTGTTGGAATAGGGAATGGTATATATCATCAATATTTAAGAAAATTAAAGCATTTTATGAATGGAAAAAACAAAGGATTATTAAAAAAACAGGCTCAAGAGTTATATGAACTATATCAAAAAGAACTAACTGGTGAACAATTAGAAATAATAAGCTCCTTTTGTAATGAGCGAAAAAGTATACTATCTAAAATTAATTTCATCTTAAAGAATAGATTTTATCGTCAAAGTAAAATCGATAGCTTTTTTTTCTATATTTTAGTATTTATAGGCAGAGTTTAA
- a CDS encoding glycosyltransferase family 4 protein translates to MKKILFGASVYQHLTAFHKPFMKWFQERGYEVHAIGNESLGKKIELEKIGVICHDIDFDRLPFSKKNMNALKQLNELFSIHYFDLIHVHTPTASFLTRYAANNAKQGKVIYTAHGFHFFKGASIKNWLTFFPAEKLAAKWTDVLIVMNNEDFLLGEKLGFKKNKNLFFVNGVGVDLNEFIEEDNAENNYLKTELKLSEDSVLVTCIAELSTRKNQSFLLENWHTIISKMPNAQLILVGKGPDEGEIRTFIQTHELTNIHLLGYRTDVPKIISASDIITLVSKQEGLPRCLMEGMAVSKPIICTNIRGSADLVDDKETGVLVDLGNNAKLSNCMIELIGNEELRKKYGEKAKLKIQDYSIESVLRVMGDIYCGILKNDI, encoded by the coding sequence ATGAAAAAAATTTTGTTTGGTGCATCTGTTTATCAACATTTAACTGCATTTCATAAACCATTTATGAAATGGTTTCAAGAGCGTGGATATGAAGTGCATGCTATAGGGAATGAAAGCTTAGGAAAAAAAATAGAATTGGAAAAAATAGGTGTAATATGCCATGATATTGATTTTGATCGATTACCATTTTCTAAAAAAAATATGAATGCCCTAAAACAATTGAATGAATTATTTTCTATCCATTATTTCGATTTAATTCACGTACATACACCAACTGCATCTTTTCTAACTAGATATGCAGCTAATAATGCTAAACAGGGCAAAGTTATATATACTGCACATGGATTTCATTTTTTCAAAGGTGCGAGTATAAAAAATTGGCTAACTTTTTTTCCAGCTGAAAAACTTGCTGCAAAATGGACAGATGTACTTATCGTAATGAATAATGAAGACTTTCTATTAGGAGAGAAATTGGGCTTCAAGAAAAATAAGAATTTGTTTTTTGTAAATGGTGTAGGAGTGGATTTAAATGAATTTATTGAGGAAGATAATGCTGAGAATAACTACTTAAAGACAGAGTTAAAATTAAGCGAGGATTCCGTTCTGGTAACATGTATAGCTGAATTAAGTACTAGAAAAAATCAAAGTTTTTTACTTGAAAATTGGCACACTATTATTTCTAAAATGCCAAATGCTCAACTTATTTTGGTAGGTAAAGGGCCGGATGAAGGGGAAATTAGAACATTTATTCAGACTCATGAATTAACTAATATACATTTACTAGGGTATAGAACTGACGTGCCTAAAATAATAAGTGCTTCAGATATTATTACACTTGTATCTAAACAAGAGGGGTTACCGCGTTGCTTAATGGAAGGTATGGCAGTAAGTAAACCAATTATATGCACAAACATACGAGGTTCAGCTGATTTAGTAGATGATAAGGAAACTGGAGTTTTAGTTGATTTGGGAAATAATGCGAAACTTTCGAATTGTATGATTGAATTGATTGGAAATGAGGAATTAAGAAAAAAATATGGTGAGAAAGCAAAG